The sequence AGGTGACTGGGGGGAGAAGGGTGAAAGCCAAAATGGGACtaagggtgagagaggggaacCTGGAATAGAAGGCCCAACCGGACCCCCAGGACTGGCTGGGGCACAAGACTTGAAGGGGGACAAGGGGGACAAAGGGGAGTGTGGGACATTTGGGGAGAGAGGACTGAAGGGCTATAGAAGGGACCCTGGGCCTCCAGGTATTCAGGGACAGGTGGGCCTTCCTGGGGTGGATGGCATGCAGGGCTCCCCTGGTGTGGCGGGTGACCAGGGGGATCCAGGACCCCCAGGGGCTCAAGGTGAGCCAGGGGTGCGAGAGCTGCCTGGACACCAGGGAGGGGAATGTTTGGGCCAAAGGGTGACAGAGGCTCCCCCGGaatgagaggggacaggggccCTCGGGGGATCAGAGGGGCGAAGGGTAACGGGGTGATTCAAAAACACTCAGCCTTCAGTGTGGGCCTCTCCCCCAGTAAGTCCTTCCCTCCATCGGGCTTCCCCGTCCGCTTTGACAAGGTCTTCTACAACGGAGAGAATCACTACAACTCCTCCAACAGTTTCACCTGTGCCCATGGAGGGGTCTACATGTTCTCCTACCACATCACTGTGCGGAACAAGCCCCTGCATGCCGCCCTGGTAGTCAATGGGGTGAGAAAGGTGCGGACGCGAGACTCTCTGTATGGGCAGGACATCGACCAGGCATCCAGCCTGTGCTGCCGCAGCTGGCGGCGGGGGACCAGGTATGGCTGGAGACACTGAGAGACTGGAATGGAGTCTACGCCAGCAGTGATGACGACAGCACTTTCTCTGGCTTCCTGCTCTATGCTGACAAGCCCTGACAAACGATCTGATATCTAATACAATCAACTCTACTGTACCTCCACAATACCTAAACAATCTCTACTGGAACTCCTCCATACTCCACCTCACACTACCCATACTTTACCCCACAGACCAGCCCCTCTGGGCTGCTGCTCTACACAGACAACGCATGACAATGGAGCCCACTATGCCACCACAGTACCCGGCACTCACCCCATCTCTCTTCATATTCCCTCTATAGACCCAAGAACATAAGGACATCTTTACAAGACTGTCAATCTGGTAGAATGAAAATCGATGCCAGTAAGACTGATAGCACTGGTGTAGTTTAAAGTTTATTATTTGAGGAATAATAATCACATAATGTTTCCCAGGCTAGGTTAAATGAATCAGTATATTGTATCACTGCATTATGAGCTTTTGTACACTTTTGAAATAAAATCAATAAGTAAATGTTTGCCTTTGACTGGATTTATTTGGATTGAGTTTACAATCGACAGTGCAAATACAATTCAATTCATTCACAACTTAAGacaaataacaaataacaaataaCATTCTATTAATGAGtcatttattaattaatttagatAAGGAATGTTATAAAACACAAGTACGTTCTGGAGGCATATGAATGGGTAAACTGGGGATGCAACTAAGTTGGTTCAAAAGGGTCTAATTCTGAAACTGATAGTGATAATGTACATTGATCTGGTATTGTTCAAAAGAAGTCCCTCCACAACATTTGTCCCATCATCTGAACCAACAACATCACAGGACAGTGTGTTTGGAGAATCACTGGATACATCGGGGAAGGTAGGGGGCTTAGAAGGCTAGATAGAGGTGGTGGTCTGCGGAGTTCCTTTCATAGGATCTGGATGAGATGGAGCTCTGGGCTGGAGAGAGACAACTGGTCCCTGATGTTTCCCTGTTAACACAGAGTCGGCGTCAGTTGGGAATGTCAGGGTATGGCAGTCGCCGTACCCTAGCTCAAGACCAAAAAAATAAAAGTAGGCTGCAAAAAAGAAGACTAAAAATCCCAATTAAAATGCACCGGCTGTTTAGCATGTTGGTTAGGTGGCTTTGGGACCATACGGAGCATTGCTCAGAGAGAAGCTGTCCCCCCCACCctgccataccctaggtttaacTGAACTGACGCCACTGGTCCACATTATGACGCGTCCTAAAGGGGGACTGCCTCTTTACTATTCTTTTCTGGTTTCTCATGTGTTCTGAGTGTTCACCTGTCACTCGCCCATAAGCTAAGGGCTCGCTGAGCCTCTTCAGCCCCAGAGTAGGAACGCTGGCTTTGCACCAGTACTGGCCTGAGTCCTTCAGTACTGTAACTATGTCCTGGGAAGAGGCAGGCCCCAGACTCAGCCCGTCctggtagaagtagtagtggaTGTGTGGAACCGGCTCACGGGCGTTCAGTTGGACCTGACACACCAGGAGCATACGGTCTTTATGGATCAGAGGGTCATTGGGCACAATCTCCAATATGGGCTCTGTCAGAACCTCTGCAGGGGAGAATATAGAGCATTAATACTGAAAAATATTCCTCACATACCTACTGGTATTCAATGACcatatgatagtgatgataatggAATGATAAGGGTAAATCAACTTTGAAATATGATTCCACACCCTGCACAAACTCAAAATTACAAACCACACCAGTCACGCAACCTCACCTATGATGGACACTGGAGCAGCCACTGAGATCACAGAGTTGGTTTCCCTCTGTCCATCCCAGGATGCTCTGCACCAATAGGATCCGTGGTGTTGCAGGGTAAGGTCGGTGACACGCAGCTCTGGGCCAGGCTGTCTCTGAAGCTCCACCCCGTCTTTGTAGAATATGACCTCTGTCAGTCTGGGGTTGTCACGGACACGACACGTCAGGGTCATTGTCTCTCCAACCAGCATGGGCAGGGGCGGGGCCTGCAGGATGGCCCACCCACCTGGCAAAGAGCAGTAAGTGATTTTAGTTAACGGGGTGGGGTAGTCCCTGTCTGGCCTGTTGACAGTTACCCTCTATGGTCAGGTATGATACAGGTGTAACTTAGCCTGGTTGTCAGTCTGTTTTTGCTTATTTTGCTATTGTTACACGTTTGGCGTGACAACAAGAAAGGAGTTGGCTAATACAGACTGCTAACAGAAGGACAACCAAACTAGATGTCGTCATGGCTCAATATTGATAGGGGTTCTCTTACCGTCCACCTCTATTTCTATGGGCAGGCTGTGGAGGGTGTGTTGTGTGCTTATCCATGTGGTTCTCAGGCCCTGGCAGTAGTACTTCCCACTCTGCTGTGGCCTGGCCTTCCACAGGAAAAAGTACTCAGACTCCTGGAGCTGCTCGCCCCCCCTGAACCACCGGTACCTCCACTCGGCCGACACATTCCCAGGAACACTGCACTTCAGATGCACGCTCTCCCCTGAGAAGATCCAGGGTACCCCCTTGACTAGCTCAGCCACGGCTCTCTGCGGAGCGCTGGTGGGGAGGACTGTGAAGTAATGTTGACAGGTAAGTCTTTCTACCATTTTGAGTAGACTACTATGGCTGCGTtttcacaggcagcccaattctaatATCTTTATCCAATAATTGGTCTTTTGAACAATCACATaagatcttttgaccaatcacataagatcttttcacatcagatctgtttcagagctgatctgattgctcaaaagaccaattagtgaaacaaatatcagaattgggctgcctgtgtaaacgcagcctactAGAGTCAGACTTGAGGACAAAATAAGCATAACTTCTGAGCATGAACAGCAACTTGGTCTTATTTACACGATCACCTAACATCACAAAAGGCAACTAATGTTCAGCATTGTATAACTATTACGTACTCATGAAAATAGACAATTTACATACTGTATTTCATATGATGACATTACACAACACTGGTTTGAAGAGAAGGATTTGAAATCTCAGAGGCCTATGATGGCTGACTACACAGTTAGCCCAAATCTTTTGCCACGAATTGGTATtgctgaccaatcagatcagatctttgccaataattggtaaaaagatcagaattagtctgcctgtgtaaacgcagccagggAGAAatgtatttactaaataccttgTAGCTCAGCCAATTGAGGTAGTGTTGAAACAACTGAAACAATAAATAACCATTAATCATTAAAATAACCAACAATAAAATTGGTGATCAttctgtcaatcaatcaatcagtgaTCATCTATACACATAAATAATGATCTGTAATCTCTTTAAGTGGACTGAAAGGAACTCACCAAGGAGGCTCAGTAAGAGCTTCATGTTGAGTGTTCTGTTTGTGCTTCTGATGGGGATAACTACAGTACAATCTTTATATATTGTCAGGGGAAATGAGACTACTTTCCTGTTTCGATTGCAAAAAATACGATGTGAAAGAAACATTGTCTTCCCTTTATTGCATAAGGCTCTTCCTGGCATCTTCAATAACTTTAGGGAAGTTCCTTTTTAGGAATGAGGGAATTACCAAAGCTCTGGGAGTCAACCTCATGtgtgctgttttttttttaacatctAGCTACAGTAAGCACTTGTGAAATGTTCAAATAATGCTACACCTTCAAAATACAAGATAACAAAGATTTAAAAAAGGGCTCTGGCAGAAGGTGAACCGTGCACCAAAACAAGTTTGATTTCATAATGCATGATCAATACGTTTGATTTCAGCCCAGCCCAGCAAGTATATAATTGTGAAGCTGTGTCACAGTACTCAGATCAATATAAagtatacactgtgtacaaaacattaggaacgccttcCTAAAATTTTGTTGCATCCCCTTTTGTCCTCAAAACAGCCtaaattcatcagggcatggattctacaaggtgttgaaagcgttccacagggattctggcccatgttgactccaatgcttcccacagttgtgtcaagttggctggatgtcctatggatgttggaccattcttgatacatatgggaaactgttgagcgtgaaaaacccagttcaaaggcacttaaatattttgttttgcccattcatggcacgcatacacaatccatgtctcaaagtttaaaaatccttctttaacctgtctcctccccttgaagtggatttaacatcaataagggatcatagctttcacctggtcattctatgtcatggaaagagcaggtgttcttaatgttttgtacactcagtgtacattgcAAACACACCTTTGCTTGCTCTACTTTTTTTCTACTTACCCTAGACAGTCATGTTACAGTGGTGACAAAGCCCTCTAGACACAGAACGGCTTTTGAGTTATTTTAGTCAACACAACAAACCCATGGACACTATAAAACAACACTGTCTCAATAAGTTACATTAAATACAAGACAATGTTGAGCTACTCCATACAAAAACAAAACTATGGTTGTacagatatatttttttacatagctTTTTCAAAAATACCTGATCATTGATTGTGTGCTATCCAATGCCTAGTTATTTCAGTTAGTGTTTAAATCGTATTGAATGGGATTTTAGCAACCAGGGTTTGTATCTGATAGTTACAAATGTGATAAAATTAaacaggataaaaaaataaatctaaTATATAGGTAGGATGTAAATGTACTTTCTTGTTGCATCAAAGACACTACTCATCCAACTCAATGTCTACTGTTCCTTCATATATCCATCTGACCCTGAATGAATGGTTACTACATGGAGCTGAGATCAACATTGTTATGGCTATTCTGTTTGGCAACATTTACCCACAAAACATTTGTACAAATAAAATACCCCACTGTAAATTAAAGCACTTACTAAAAGTACTTTACTTAGATAAAACCATACTAAATATGGTTACTGAGAACCTGAAGACTTTCTTCTGACGAAGCAGCTGTTCAGCGGTCAAACAAGAGTGTAGGGACTTTTCGTATCTTCTATACTCTGAACTGCAAATCATTTATTTCTTATAGGAAAAATGTACAATTTGAACTATGGTATCAATCTAGCCATTTTAATAGGCTAAACATCCTTATCCCCTCTCAGAAGACTGTAGCCTGAATGCCTCAAATAAACCTGGAAAATGTTGAAACAAATAATACAATTACTCATGTAACTGTTCTCTATGCAAGACTATTGTATAGGATTTAGAATGACTGCTAATGTAAACTTTACAAGAATTGTGTCTTTATTGCATCCAATAATTAATATCCacacaataaataaaaatcacTTCTCTAAACTGAGCGCATGACTGAACAGGTTTGGCatttacatatatacacacacacttatttatAGACATCTTCAGGGGAAATTTGGTTGTGGTTACATACGCATGATCCTAACAGATGCCTCTCACCAGGGCTTCTGTACTCAGACTTGGATTCAGTCAGGAGTAATACAGGGGACAAGATCAATGGTCTGTGTCCCAACAGTCTTAAAAAGCTTCCTTTCCTTCATGACCATCGATGAACCTATCTGGTACTCTTACTAATCAGTGCTGAAGACCGACCAAGAAAGTGGTCTATTTAAGAGTATTGGGGTACAGGCGACTGCATGCATCTATTTTATGTGTGCATACAATGGGGAGGGTTGGAGTTACACTTCTTGGATCCATTACAGGGAACCTATATGTGCATAAGAACAGGAGCCACTTtccagggtggagagagagagagtaacaagTCCAGAGGGTCAGGGTAGTGGGATGTTGTGGGTCAGCCAGCAAACAActggggctggagaggaggaggcaggaggTCGTTCTCCACATTGTCAGCATCTATGGCAGAAGAGGCGGGGGGGTGCATTTCCAGGAGGAACCTCTCCAACACATCCTGCACTTTGTGCTCCACCCCGTCCCTCCAGTCGATGAGGTCACTCTCCAGGCGGCGAGCTCCCTCCATGACGCGTTCCTGCCTCACGCCCAGCCCCGTCAGCAGGTCCAGACGCTCGTTCATCTCGCTGAAAGCAGCACTGCCTGGGGGGGAGGGGGCGGCCTGGGGCCGCTGGGGGGACGCCTGGCCTGACATGTGGAGCTCAAACTCCTCAGCGCTCAGGTTCAGAGACCGGCCATCAAGCTTCTCTATGAAGGCCACCGCACAGCActgtagagggacagagagagaggagaaagaggggggttAGGGGAATCACAAATTATATTCTTAATATGTGTACAGTGTATGTGTATTTGACTTTGTTTGGTACagcttgtctgtctgtttgctttGCGTACACAGCCCTCTCACCAGGTTGGTAAAGTAGTATCCGTCCTCTCCGCTCATGAGGCGGCTAGGGTTACAGAAGCGGGTGATGTACTGAATGTTGGACTGCAGTCGCGGAGGGTTGGCCTTCAAGAGATGTAGATGAGGGTGGGCAGGAAGTCATCAGCAGATGCCGCCTCCTTCTTGGTGGTCTTGATGGCATTGAATATGTGCTTACTGCAGCGCGTGATGCAGGTCAGCTTGTCCCTGGGCACACGCTTCGAGTCCATCTCTATCACGTCTACAGGAAGTCAGGGTGGAACAGAGTGGTAGTTAATGTGCTATGATGACATTATACATCACATGCATGTTCAGTCAGTGTTGGGGTCTCTttgtaaaaaaactaaaaacaaatTAATACAGGCTAAAGTCTGACCTGTGATGGCTTTGACTACATTATCAGACACCTCAGGAATCTCCTCATCCACAGGGACCCACAGCATCTCAATGGTGACCCAGTGCAAGGCCctgcaacccacacacacacactttagtgAACAGATGCACAAGGAGGCATACAGCAGCTTTAATGCTCATACTCGGTATCATATCAGTTTCATTGTCTTTACCTGTTTCTCTTCTGAACAGCCAGGTCTTTCTTCTCATCGTCTGTGGTCTCAGGACAAAAGACCTCATCGTAGAGACGTGTCATCATGTACCTCTCTACCTCGTCCATCGCACTCTCCACGCGCTCCGACGACCCTGGGGTCAACACGGACACAGACGGGAAAACAGTAAATGTGAGTCATTCAAGGCCCACCTATAGATAGCTCTCAGAAAGGATCAGAGTGTGTTCATTCTCACCTGCAACTTTATCATCAAGCCCCTGTTTCAAGATATCCTTAATGATCTGGTATTATAGTATTAGAGGTGAGGAAAGGAGAGGTGTACCTTTGAAGTGTGTTTGCAGGCGGTCTGACAGGTTCTGGTAGAAGTCCTAAACACACTCAGACAGCTCATCAGCACCCAGGTCCTGTGGAACGAGCGCACTATTAGCTTGAAGGGATTGTCGTATATTGTCCTTCATTTCAAGTTTAAGGGCGAGTTCACGCTGAGTTCACGCTGATGTTACTCCAGAGCATTGAGTGAATAaccaaatgtttgttttttgcGTTTGTTTTTGTCATCCTTCTGTTCTACGATGAGGAAGTGAAATGGTCCAAACCCAAGCCGGAGGGGTGAATGAATAGAGGTAACCCCCATGGGACTCATCAGGCTCTCCACATTCAGAAGCCCCTGGTGCTATTGTAGTGTACTACTCACCCTCTTGCAGGCCGTGCTCTCTGTGAAGGCCCGGCACTGTTTGAAGATCTCCCTACCAGGTTTCAGTGTCTTGAGGAAGTCGATGAACTCTCGTGTGGTGCGGTCCGTCTCTAAGGGCTTGCGGCTCACTGAGGGGCTGAGGGTCGACTGGGCCTCGCCAGGGACAGAGTTTAGGAGGGCGGAGGACACAGATAATGGAGGGAATGATATGCCTGCGtgtatgtacaatattccatAGGTGGTGGATATAAAAGACTGGCTTTCAGCCAGCCTTTGGATGGGAAGTGGAGAAAATAAGGGTGGGTCTTTTTTCATGTCATACTTTACCAGCACAGCTTGCGGAGTTGTGATTTCACAAAACATCCTTCTGCAATCTGATTTTAGCTAGTCCCTTTTTGCTACTCTTCAAATGCATGGTTCCACATGaaagcaattgccataccaagcagtgatgcagccagtcaagatgctctcgatgctgtagctatataactttttgaggatccgagggcccatgacaaatcttttcagtcccctAAGGGGCACTCATGTTGCaggtcagtgtggcggatgtgttgttgcctaccctcaacaCCCGGGGGctggatgtccaggatccagttgcagagggaggtgtttagtcccaggatccttagcttagtaatgagcttcaagggcactacggtgttgaatgctgagctgtagtcaatgaacagcattctaacgtaagtgttccttttgttcaagtgggaaagggcagtgtggagtgcaatagagattgtgtcatctctggatctgttggggcgatatacaaattggagtgtgtcCAAGGTGTCTGGAATGAtggcgttgatgtgagccatgaccagcctttcaaagcatttcatggctacagatgtgagtgctacgggtcgatagtcatttagacaggttaccttggcgttcgtGGGCACAGGGAATATGGTGGTCTGCATGAAATATATAGGTATttcagactgggtcagggagaggttgaacatttagGGAACTGTAGCTGGATGCCCCATGTGACCTTCTCCACAGTgactgggggggtggggggtgggggggggggggggtggtagtggAGCAGAGTTCTgaaagaggggggaaagaggaacTGTGCTCCAACATTAtgcagagaaaaaaaacactatAAACTGTAAACCCTATCTCATATACATGGATCCTACATTTCTTGGGTGGTGTTTTTGCTGAGGGAGTGAAAAACTTAGTCATTGTGTTGACTTTCCGTGACTTCTCCTTGGTTTTCCTCTTCAAATTTGCTGAAGGGTGCGATGGCAGGCTGGGACTGGGCTGCCCCCTGGTGGTTGTTAGCGTATGCTGCTGCCTCCTCCATCTGTAACCTGGGACACAGAACAGACATTGTTGTTACTACCACATGATCAATactgaaaacagacagacagtggtgcCTAAATAAAACACGACAGAAGAAAACGCATAGGCATATCTTTATCCTATCCGAAAAAGCTGGCAGAAAGAAGAGCATAGCTTCATCCACTTCATCTAAGGAATGGCAGGTAAATCATTAAAATGTAAACATTATCGGCTGTTTTGCTTAGGTAAAAAAGTTTAAACAAACATGGTATTTATTTGAACTACTCtgacaaatataaatataaagaATATTGCAATGTTTTTGTTGTAATTTTGGGCAATTGTTTTGCATTTCTACAGCATGCATACTTTCACTTTCGCTATAGCCTTCGAACTCAAGACTGACCTGCACGACGCACGGTCTATCCCCCTTTTTTTCTATCGGGAACAGTTAATTTGATAATAatgcgcgtgcgtgtgtgataatctttctctctttgtgtgtgtgtgtgtgtgtgtgtgtatctagccCT comes from Salvelinus alpinus chromosome 21, SLU_Salpinus.1, whole genome shotgun sequence and encodes:
- the LOC139547921 gene encoding low affinity immunoglobulin gamma Fc region receptor III-A-like isoform X2: MKLLLSLLVVSTLPQLAELQVLPTSAPQRAVAELVKGVPWIFSGESVHLKCSVPGNVSAEWRYRWFRGGEQLQESEYFFLWKARPQQSGKYYCQGLRTTWISTQHTLHSLPIEIEVDGGWAILQAPPLPMLVGETMTLTCRVRDNPRLTEVIFYKDGVELQRQPGPELRVTDLTLQHHGSYWCRASWDGQRETNSVISVAAPVSIIEVLTEPILEIVPNDPLIHKDRMLLVCQVQLNAREPVPHIHYYFYQDGLSLGPASSQDIVTVLKDSGQYWCKASVPTLGLKRLSEPLAYGRVTGKHQGPVVSLQPRAPSHPDPMKGTPQTTTSI
- the LOC139547921 gene encoding high affinity immunoglobulin gamma Fc receptor I-like isoform X1 produces the protein MKLLLSLLVVSTLPQLAELQVLPTSAPQRAVAELVKGVPWIFSGESVHLKCSVPGNVSAEWRYRWFRGGEQLQESEYFFLWKARPQQSGKYYCQGLRTTWISTQHTLHSLPIEIEVDGGWAILQAPPLPMLVGETMTLTCRVRDNPRLTEVIFYKDGVELQRQPGPELRVTDLTLQHHGSYWCRASWDGQRETNSVISVAAPVSIIEVLTEPILEIVPNDPLIHKDRMLLVCQVQLNAREPVPHIHYYFYQDGLSLGPASSQDIVTVLKDSGQYWCKASVPTLGLKRLSEPLAYGRVTGEHSEHMRNQKRIVKRQSPFRTRHNVDQWRQFS